The Agromyces marinus genome window below encodes:
- a CDS encoding TM0106 family RecB-like putative nuclease — translation MYLSGGTVITSASDLKKASECEFAFLRELDVKLGRETRFEPVADAMLERAGRMGDAHELRVLERYRAEFGDGVVEIERPDLRDAAQLEAAVAATRAAFASEAPVVFQATFVDDGFVGFADFIVRQPDGRYLVQDSKLARRARVTALLQLAAYAGQLRRMGVACADTVELLLGDGTTSSHPLADIEPVFLLRRERLRRIVAERLADDAPVEWGDPRYLVDGRCPTCDLEVQANRDLLLVAGLRITQRAHFHDAGITTIDDLAASTGAVDGVMEATLDGLRVQARLQLAAEAAEREAEASGARSPDDPPLPPPVEVREPGALAAIPEPSAGDLFFDFEGDPLYTEGAATEWGLDYLFGMIDVDEGFTPIWAHSFAEERDALLAFLDLVRERRRRFPDLHIYHYASYERTHLTSIAARHGVGEAEVDQLLADGVLVDLYPIVKRAVRVGSRSYSIKKLEPLYMGDELREADVKSGGDSILEYVRACELRATGGIDPESGLEGAAAAQLVLDDLAEYNRYDCVSTLRLRDWLLALAGRHGVAPVPALLLAEPTGKQYESSPLAGELARLAGSADDRRGDDDRTALALASAAIDYHDRELKTFWWGHFFRVEQPLEAWEDHRDVLVVDPQRTVVLHDWYREGRQQFDRRELLLRGRVAPGSRFGPGAELYLLYDWPAPFPSFTRRPGSRAWAKAVVLESTPDGVRIEERATVEQTWRDLPFALVPGNPPPAGRQKSAIAEWAKPLVDLHPRRPHDPATDLLRRLPPRTRSGALAPLAEHDYIGALVRSLGDLDRSYLAVQGPPGTGKTYVASRVIARLVGHHGWRVGVVAQSHAVVEHLLDAVIAAGLDPARVAKAPKERGDGTAHGWTAIEKTGAAAYIAANRDRGFVFGGTAWDFANTDRVGRRELDLLVVDEAGQFSLASTIAASVAAQRLLLLGDPQQLPQVSQGTHPEPVDMSALGWIADGHDVLPREYGYFLAESRRMHPALAASVSELSYEGELASHPGAALRSVEGVDPGLVPVPVAHEGNTTESVEEAAEVVRLATSLMGRAFTDLHSGAGEPAVAAPRPIDQRDLIVVTPYNAQLAVVRDALDRAGLTEVPVGTVDKFQGQEAAIVIVSLAASSAAVAPRGVEFLLLKNRLNVAVSRGQVAAYVVHSPGLLDALPRTPQGVAQLSAFARLVNAELPDPGGPGAAAPHEDGPSRAAPGTGAPRLGASHRIPA, via the coding sequence ATGTACCTGTCCGGCGGCACGGTGATCACGAGTGCGAGCGACCTGAAGAAGGCATCCGAGTGCGAGTTCGCGTTCCTGCGCGAACTCGACGTCAAGCTCGGTCGCGAGACCCGGTTCGAACCCGTGGCCGACGCCATGCTCGAACGCGCCGGGCGGATGGGCGATGCGCACGAACTGCGCGTGCTCGAGCGGTACCGGGCCGAGTTCGGCGACGGCGTCGTCGAGATCGAGCGACCCGACCTGCGCGACGCCGCGCAGCTCGAGGCCGCCGTCGCCGCCACGCGCGCCGCGTTCGCGTCGGAGGCCCCGGTCGTGTTCCAGGCGACGTTCGTCGACGACGGCTTCGTGGGCTTCGCCGACTTCATCGTGCGCCAGCCCGACGGCCGGTACCTGGTGCAGGATTCGAAGCTCGCCCGGCGGGCCCGCGTGACGGCCCTGCTGCAGCTCGCCGCCTATGCGGGGCAGTTGCGCCGCATGGGCGTGGCCTGCGCCGACACGGTCGAGCTGCTGCTCGGCGACGGGACGACGAGCTCCCACCCGCTCGCCGACATCGAGCCCGTGTTCCTGCTCCGGCGCGAGCGCCTGCGCCGGATCGTGGCGGAGCGTCTCGCCGACGACGCTCCGGTCGAGTGGGGCGATCCGCGCTACCTGGTCGACGGTCGCTGCCCGACGTGCGACCTCGAGGTGCAGGCCAACCGCGACCTCCTACTCGTCGCCGGGCTCCGCATCACCCAGCGCGCGCACTTCCACGACGCGGGCATCACGACCATCGACGACCTCGCCGCCTCGACGGGTGCCGTCGACGGCGTCATGGAGGCCACGCTCGACGGGCTGCGCGTGCAGGCCCGCCTGCAGCTCGCCGCCGAGGCGGCGGAACGCGAGGCCGAGGCGTCGGGCGCCCGGTCCCCCGACGACCCGCCGCTGCCGCCGCCGGTCGAGGTGCGCGAACCGGGAGCGCTCGCCGCCATCCCCGAGCCGTCGGCCGGCGACCTGTTCTTCGACTTCGAGGGCGATCCGCTCTACACCGAGGGCGCCGCGACCGAGTGGGGGCTCGACTACCTGTTCGGCATGATCGACGTCGATGAGGGCTTCACGCCGATCTGGGCGCACTCGTTCGCCGAAGAGCGCGATGCGCTCCTGGCCTTCCTCGACCTCGTGCGGGAGCGCCGCCGGCGATTCCCCGACCTGCACATCTACCACTACGCCAGCTACGAACGCACCCACCTGACCTCGATCGCCGCCCGACACGGCGTCGGCGAGGCCGAGGTCGACCAACTGCTCGCCGACGGCGTGCTCGTCGACCTCTACCCGATCGTCAAGCGTGCAGTGCGCGTCGGCAGCCGGTCCTACTCGATCAAGAAGCTCGAGCCGCTCTACATGGGCGACGAACTCCGAGAGGCCGACGTGAAGTCGGGCGGCGACTCGATCCTCGAGTACGTCCGGGCCTGCGAGCTGCGCGCGACGGGCGGGATCGACCCGGAGTCCGGCCTCGAGGGCGCCGCCGCGGCGCAGCTCGTGCTCGACGACCTCGCGGAGTACAACCGCTACGACTGCGTCTCCACGCTCCGGCTGCGCGACTGGCTCCTCGCACTCGCGGGCCGTCACGGGGTCGCCCCGGTCCCCGCGCTGCTGCTCGCCGAGCCCACGGGAAAGCAGTACGAATCGAGTCCCCTCGCGGGCGAACTCGCGCGACTGGCCGGCTCCGCCGACGACCGGCGCGGCGATGACGACCGCACGGCGCTCGCCCTCGCCTCTGCCGCGATCGATTACCACGACCGCGAACTCAAGACGTTCTGGTGGGGTCACTTCTTCCGCGTCGAGCAACCGCTCGAGGCGTGGGAGGACCACCGCGACGTGCTCGTCGTCGACCCGCAGCGCACCGTCGTCCTGCATGACTGGTACCGCGAGGGCAGGCAGCAGTTCGATCGTCGCGAGCTGCTCCTGCGCGGGCGAGTGGCGCCGGGCTCGCGATTCGGTCCGGGCGCCGAGCTCTACCTGCTCTACGACTGGCCCGCCCCGTTCCCCTCGTTCACCCGGCGTCCGGGTTCCCGCGCGTGGGCGAAGGCCGTCGTGCTCGAGTCCACGCCCGACGGCGTCCGCATCGAGGAGCGCGCGACCGTCGAGCAGACCTGGCGCGACCTCCCCTTCGCGCTCGTGCCGGGCAACCCGCCGCCGGCCGGCAGGCAGAAGTCGGCGATCGCCGAGTGGGCGAAGCCGCTGGTCGACCTGCATCCGCGCCGGCCGCACGATCCCGCGACCGACCTGTTGCGCAGGCTCCCGCCCCGAACCCGGTCCGGTGCGCTCGCACCCCTCGCCGAGCACGACTACATCGGAGCGCTCGTCAGGTCCCTCGGCGACCTCGACCGCTCCTACCTGGCCGTCCAGGGTCCGCCCGGCACCGGCAAGACCTACGTCGCCTCCCGCGTCATCGCGCGACTGGTCGGCCATCACGGGTGGCGGGTCGGGGTCGTCGCGCAGTCGCACGCCGTCGTCGAGCACCTCCTCGACGCGGTGATCGCGGCAGGGCTCGATCCCGCCCGGGTCGCGAAGGCCCCCAAGGAGCGTGGCGACGGCACCGCGCACGGCTGGACGGCCATCGAGAAGACCGGCGCCGCCGCGTACATCGCCGCGAACCGCGACCGCGGGTTCGTGTTCGGCGGCACCGCCTGGGACTTCGCCAACACCGACCGGGTCGGTCGCCGCGAGCTCGACCTCCTGGTCGTCGACGAGGCCGGCCAGTTCTCGCTCGCCTCGACGATCGCCGCATCGGTCGCCGCCCAGCGGCTGCTGCTGCTCGGCGATCCGCAGCAGCTGCCCCAGGTCAGCCAGGGCACGCACCCGGAACCCGTCGACATGTCCGCCCTCGGATGGATCGCCGACGGCCACGACGTGCTCCCCCGCGAGTACGGCTACTTCCTCGCGGAGAGCCGGCGCATGCACCCGGCGCTGGCGGCATCCGTCTCGGAGCTCTCGTACGAGGGCGAGCTCGCATCGCACCCCGGCGCGGCGCTGCGCTCGGTCGAGGGCGTCGATCCCGGACTCGTCCCGGTGCCGGTCGCGCACGAGGGCAACACGACCGAGTCGGTCGAAGAGGCCGCCGAGGTCGTGCGGCTCGCGACCTCGCTCATGGGGCGTGCGTTCACCGATCTCCACTCCGGGGCGGGCGAACCCGCAGTGGCAGCCCCTCGCCCGATCGACCAACGCGACCTGATCGTCGTCACGCCGTACAACGCGCAGCTGGCCGTCGTGCGCGACGCGCTCGACCGGGCGGGCCTCACCGAGGTGCCCGTCGGCACCGTCGACAAGTTCCAGGGCCAGGAGGCCGCGATCGTGATCGTGTCGCTCGCCGCATCCTCCGCAGCGGTGGCGCCGCGCGGTGTGGAGTTCCTGCTGCTGAAGAACCGGCTGAATGTGGCCGTGTCGCGCGGCCAGGTCGCCGCGTACGTCGTGCATTCGCCCGGACTGCTCGACGCGCTCCCGCGCACCCCGCAGGGCGTCGCGCAGCTCAGCGCCTTCGCACGGTTGGTGAACGCCGAGCTCCCCGACCCGGGCGGGCCCGGCGCGGCGGCACCGCACGAGGACGGGCCCAGCCGCGCGGCGCCCGGCACGGGGGCGCCGCGGCTGGGAGCCTCGCACAGGATACCCGCGTAG
- a CDS encoding glutaredoxin family protein — translation MTTPATDLNPARITMYGAEWCGDCRRSKALLDRRGVDYEYVDLAVVADGADRAKAISGRTNIPVVVFPDGTHFTEPSDAELSAKLDEAAAA, via the coding sequence ATGACGACCCCCGCAACCGACCTGAACCCCGCCCGCATCACCATGTACGGCGCCGAGTGGTGCGGCGACTGCCGCCGCTCGAAGGCACTGCTCGACCGACGCGGCGTGGACTACGAGTACGTCGACCTCGCGGTCGTCGCCGACGGCGCCGACCGCGCGAAGGCCATCTCGGGTCGCACGAACATCCCCGTCGTCGTCTTCCCCGACGGCACCCACTTCACCGAGCCCAGCGACGCCGAGCTCAGCGCGAAGCTCGACGAGGCCGCAGCGGCCTGA
- a CDS encoding agmatine deiminase family protein: protein MSWRMPAETDRHERTWMAFPREGTTLGDGTAHREEGYAAWTAVAHTVAEFEPVTMVVDPTELARARRMLGSDSGIEIVEAPLDEFWMRDFGPTFVVDDERPGVLGAVDWVFNGWGASEWAEWRVSAEIGRFAAAHVDAELVSSVLVNEGGGIHVDGEGTVLLTETVQLDPRRNPYADRARVEAEMARTIGASKAIWLPRGLTRDYDDFGTNGHVDIVATFAAPGRVLLHHQADPAHPDHEVTQALRAQFEAETDAAGRPLEIVDLPAPATLRDDEGFVDWSYVNHLVVNDGVVACGFGEPSADARAAEILAEAYPGSRVVSVDARPIFARGGGIHCITQQQPEVAR from the coding sequence ATGAGCTGGCGCATGCCCGCCGAGACCGACCGGCACGAGCGCACCTGGATGGCGTTCCCGCGCGAGGGCACGACCCTCGGCGACGGCACGGCGCACCGCGAGGAGGGCTACGCGGCCTGGACCGCGGTCGCCCACACCGTCGCCGAGTTCGAACCCGTGACGATGGTCGTCGACCCGACCGAACTCGCCCGTGCGCGGCGCATGCTCGGCAGCGACTCCGGCATCGAGATCGTCGAAGCCCCGCTCGACGAGTTCTGGATGCGCGACTTCGGCCCCACCTTCGTCGTCGACGACGAGCGCCCCGGCGTGCTCGGCGCGGTCGACTGGGTCTTCAACGGCTGGGGCGCGTCGGAGTGGGCCGAGTGGCGGGTGTCGGCCGAGATCGGCCGGTTCGCGGCCGCGCACGTCGACGCCGAACTCGTGAGCTCGGTGCTCGTCAACGAGGGCGGCGGCATCCACGTCGACGGCGAGGGCACCGTGCTGCTGACCGAGACCGTGCAGCTCGACCCGCGCCGGAACCCCTACGCCGACCGTGCCCGCGTCGAGGCCGAGATGGCCCGCACCATCGGCGCCTCGAAGGCGATCTGGCTGCCGCGCGGGCTCACGCGCGACTACGACGACTTCGGCACGAACGGGCACGTCGACATCGTCGCGACGTTCGCCGCGCCCGGGCGGGTGCTGCTGCACCACCAGGCCGACCCGGCGCACCCGGACCACGAGGTGACGCAGGCGCTGCGTGCGCAATTCGAGGCCGAGACGGATGCCGCGGGCCGCCCGCTCGAGATCGTCGACCTTCCGGCACCCGCGACGTTGCGAGACGACGAGGGGTTCGTCGACTGGAGCTACGTCAACCACCTCGTCGTGAACGACGGCGTCGTCGCCTGCGGCTTCGGCGAGCCGTCGGCCGATGCGCGCGCCGCCGAGATCCTCGCCGAGGCGTACCCCGGGAGTCGCGTGGTGAGCGTCGACGCTCGCCCGATCTTCGCGCGCGGGGGCGGCATCCACTGCATCACGCAGCAGCAGCCGGAGGTGGCGCGATGA
- a CDS encoding FAD-binding oxidoreductase has protein sequence MNPLTDVTATVATAPAAREAAEDAAPAAAPAAPDAAPDLSLRESFAILADQLDGRLTLPGDAEYDRDRLAWNLAVDQRPAAVVVAASAADVARTVRAARGLGLAVAPQATGHNAGPLAEAHGLADAILLRTHELRAVEVRPTQRLARVEAGALWSDVVAAAAPYELAALAGSSHDVGVVGYTLGGGVSFLGRAHGLAANHVLAVELVTADGEFRRVDATHDPELFWAVRGGGGDFGVVTAIEFGLLELPQVVAGALFFPIERTEEVLQAWADWTRAVPDTVTSVGRVLRFPPLPELPQSLSGQSFVLVEAVVQEAPERADELLEPLRRLAPAMDSIRPQGPAELLELHMDPPGPVPGHGDGMLLKELPAEAVRAFVAAVGPEADTALMSVEIRQLGGAFAPGAAVELATERGLPLPGATAGLEAEYLVYAVAVAAPGTQETVASSLGRLFARVEPWRAGVEYLNFAERAVPGSRFFADEGRLARLRALKHAIDPTGVIRSNHPVGR, from the coding sequence GTGAACCCGCTCACCGATGTCACCGCGACCGTCGCGACCGCCCCCGCAGCACGGGAGGCCGCGGAGGACGCAGCGCCCGCTGCAGCGCCCGCTGCGCCCGACGCCGCGCCCGATCTCTCGCTCCGCGAGTCGTTCGCGATCCTCGCCGACCAGCTCGACGGCCGACTCACCCTCCCCGGCGACGCCGAGTACGACCGGGACCGGCTCGCCTGGAACCTCGCCGTCGACCAGCGGCCCGCAGCCGTCGTCGTCGCGGCCTCCGCGGCGGACGTCGCGCGGACCGTGCGCGCCGCACGCGGCCTGGGACTCGCGGTCGCCCCGCAGGCGACCGGGCACAACGCCGGCCCGCTCGCCGAGGCGCACGGCCTCGCCGACGCCATCCTCCTGCGCACGCACGAACTGCGCGCGGTCGAGGTGCGCCCCACGCAACGGCTGGCCCGCGTCGAGGCCGGCGCGCTCTGGAGCGACGTGGTCGCGGCCGCCGCCCCGTACGAGCTCGCCGCGCTGGCCGGCTCGAGCCATGACGTCGGCGTCGTCGGCTACACGCTCGGCGGCGGGGTGTCCTTCCTCGGGCGCGCCCACGGCCTCGCAGCCAATCACGTGCTCGCGGTCGAACTCGTCACGGCCGACGGCGAGTTCCGCCGGGTCGATGCGACGCACGACCCCGAGCTGTTCTGGGCGGTCCGCGGCGGCGGCGGCGACTTCGGCGTGGTCACCGCGATCGAGTTCGGACTGCTCGAACTCCCGCAGGTCGTCGCCGGTGCGCTGTTCTTCCCGATCGAACGCACGGAGGAGGTGCTGCAGGCGTGGGCGGACTGGACCCGGGCCGTGCCCGACACCGTGACCTCGGTCGGGCGCGTCCTGCGGTTCCCGCCGCTGCCCGAGCTGCCGCAGTCCCTGTCCGGCCAGTCGTTCGTCCTCGTCGAGGCGGTCGTCCAGGAGGCGCCCGAACGCGCGGACGAGCTCCTCGAACCGCTGCGCCGCCTGGCTCCGGCGATGGACTCGATCCGCCCGCAGGGCCCGGCCGAGCTGCTCGAGCTGCACATGGATCCGCCCGGGCCCGTTCCGGGACATGGCGACGGCATGCTGCTGAAGGAGCTTCCCGCCGAGGCCGTCCGTGCGTTCGTCGCCGCGGTCGGGCCGGAGGCCGACACGGCGCTCATGTCGGTCGAGATCCGCCAGCTCGGCGGGGCGTTCGCACCCGGTGCGGCGGTCGAACTCGCGACCGAGCGCGGGCTGCCGCTGCCCGGCGCGACCGCCGGCCTCGAGGCCGAGTACCTCGTGTACGCGGTCGCGGTCGCGGCACCCGGAACGCAGGAGACCGTCGCCTCCTCGCTCGGCCGGTTGTTCGCCCGGGTGGAGCCGTGGCGTGCGGGCGTCGAGTACCTCAACTTCGCCGAGCGCGCCGTTCCCGGCTCGCGGTTCTTCGCCGACGAGGGGCGGTTGGCGAGGCTTCGTGCCCTGAAGCATGCGATCGACCCCACGGGAGTCATCCGCTCGAATCATCCGGTCGGTCGCTGA
- a CDS encoding LLM class F420-dependent oxidoreductase produces the protein MRFGTFIPQGWRHDLVGIEPAEHWATMHGLAAYVDRVGSPWESIWVYDHFHTVPVPSESEATHEAWSLMAAYAASTSRVRLGQMCTCLPYRNPVYLAKVAATVDVVSGGRLEMGIGAGWYEHEWRAYGYGFPHAPERLRMLREGVEIMHQAWTTGTASLDGEFFRVEGAIVQPQPLQAGGIPMWVAGGGEKVTLKIAAKYAAYTNFYGGPEEFSRKSEVLRGHTDRLGRDFGSIVRSANFNTVVGEDAADVDRRLVAIEERVARYAGRAAAAKFIHEFRSDIAIAVGTPEQVVERLLEMRERGLGYAIHYFPELAYDRSGFELFEREVMPALA, from the coding sequence ATGCGCTTCGGAACCTTCATCCCCCAGGGCTGGCGTCACGACCTGGTCGGCATCGAGCCCGCGGAGCACTGGGCCACGATGCACGGCCTGGCGGCGTACGTCGACCGCGTCGGCTCCCCGTGGGAGTCGATCTGGGTGTACGACCACTTCCACACCGTGCCCGTGCCGAGCGAGTCGGAGGCGACCCACGAGGCGTGGTCGCTCATGGCTGCGTACGCCGCCTCGACCTCGCGCGTGCGCCTGGGGCAGATGTGCACCTGCCTGCCGTACCGCAACCCCGTCTACCTCGCGAAGGTCGCGGCCACCGTCGACGTCGTCTCGGGGGGACGCCTCGAGATGGGCATCGGCGCCGGATGGTACGAGCACGAGTGGCGCGCGTACGGGTACGGGTTCCCGCACGCGCCCGAGCGGCTCCGCATGCTCCGCGAAGGCGTGGAGATCATGCACCAGGCGTGGACGACGGGCACCGCGAGCCTGGACGGCGAGTTCTTCCGCGTCGAGGGTGCGATCGTGCAGCCGCAGCCGTTGCAGGCCGGAGGGATCCCGATGTGGGTCGCCGGCGGCGGTGAGAAGGTCACGCTGAAGATCGCGGCGAAGTACGCGGCGTACACCAACTTCTACGGCGGCCCGGAGGAGTTCAGCCGCAAGAGCGAGGTGCTGCGCGGGCACACCGATCGGCTCGGCCGCGATTTCGGGTCGATCGTGCGGAGCGCGAACTTCAACACCGTGGTCGGCGAGGACGCCGCCGACGTGGACCGGCGTCTCGTCGCGATCGAGGAGCGGGTCGCCCGGTACGCCGGTCGCGCCGCGGCCGCCAAGTTCATCCACGAGTTCCGGTCTGACATCGCGATCGCGGTCGGCACGCCGGAGCAGGTGGTCGAACGGCTCCTCGAGATGCGCGAGCGCGGCCTCGGCTATGCGATCCACTACTTCCCGGAGCTCGCGTACGACCGGTCCGGGTTCGAGTTGTTCGAGCGCGAGGTCATGCCGGCGCTCGCGTAG
- a CDS encoding LLM class flavin-dependent oxidoreductase, translated as MSPTPRLSVLDLVPVHSGQSSAQALAASVALAQAADRLGFTRYWFAEHHNMPSVASTTPPVLVAAIAARTQGIRVGSGGVMLPNHAPLVVAEQFAALEALAPGRIDLGIGRAPGSDPVITQLLRMSGPTADVDRFPEHVADILSLLSAEGATLRLTSGREYPIQATPVAASVPEVWLLGSSDYSARLAAELGLPYVFANHFSGEGLERALELYRTGFRANERHREPQTILTLNAVVAESADEASALALPNLRAMARLRLNRPMRVLETVEEALDAPRDGDVDEVIARMRVGWVVDEADAAAGRVRDLASRHGIDEVMIAPVAGSRAGGPADAAPGRERTLELLAGALTA; from the coding sequence ATGTCTCCCACGCCCCGGCTCTCCGTCCTCGACCTCGTCCCCGTGCACAGCGGCCAGTCCTCGGCGCAGGCGCTGGCGGCATCCGTCGCCCTGGCGCAGGCCGCCGACCGCCTCGGGTTCACGAGGTACTGGTTCGCCGAGCACCACAACATGCCCTCGGTCGCGTCGACGACGCCGCCGGTCCTGGTCGCCGCGATCGCGGCGCGCACGCAGGGCATAAGGGTCGGTTCCGGCGGGGTCATGCTGCCGAACCACGCTCCACTGGTCGTCGCCGAGCAATTCGCCGCACTCGAGGCCCTCGCGCCCGGCCGCATCGACCTCGGCATCGGTCGCGCGCCGGGCAGCGACCCGGTGATCACGCAGTTGCTGCGCATGTCGGGGCCGACGGCCGACGTCGACCGGTTCCCCGAGCACGTCGCCGACATCCTGAGCCTGCTCTCGGCCGAGGGGGCGACGCTTCGCCTGACCAGCGGTCGGGAGTACCCGATCCAGGCGACCCCCGTCGCGGCGTCGGTGCCCGAGGTCTGGCTGCTCGGGTCGAGCGACTACTCGGCGCGGCTGGCGGCCGAGCTCGGGCTGCCCTACGTGTTCGCGAACCACTTCTCGGGCGAGGGGCTCGAGCGCGCCCTCGAGCTGTACCGGACGGGATTCCGGGCGAACGAGCGCCACCGGGAACCGCAGACGATCCTGACGCTGAACGCGGTCGTCGCGGAGAGCGCCGACGAGGCATCCGCTCTGGCCCTGCCGAACCTGCGGGCGATGGCTCGGCTGCGGCTGAATCGGCCGATGCGCGTGCTCGAGACGGTCGAGGAGGCCCTCGACGCACCGCGCGACGGCGATGTCGACGAGGTCATCGCGCGCATGCGGGTGGGCTGGGTCGTCGATGAGGCGGATGCCGCGGCCGGCCGAGTGCGCGACCTCGCGTCGCGCCACGGCATCGACGAGGTCATGATCGCGCCCGTCGCCGGGTCGCGAGCGGGTGGGCCGGCGGATGCCGCGCCGGGTCGCGAGCGCACCCTCGAGCTCCTGGCGGGCGCGCTCACCGCCTGA
- a CDS encoding purine-cytosine permease family protein, which translates to MTSTAPNPARQHADDRDRVGRVETHGTEHIPASERHGRPSGLFWVWMSANVGYLYFVVGGVLVLLGLPLRDALVITVVGNLWWALVGWLAVSGPASGSPSVSIMRAMFGIRGNKVFGAGLGVLIGVFYEIINVAFATLAAIALLGHVGITLPPGGEWVALAVIGVLSFVIGVYGHATILALAPWFSAALAVVFVLLAVFVFGAADWAHAPEPLPVAEHWALVMLGFAIVASSPLSWGTGADYARYLPADVSKRAVAWCTALGGFLPAVLIGGLGVIAGTAIDMTDPQLTIGEIVPGWFTPVFLGMIVLSSITNNVLVAYSTGFYAQALAARVSRAATTVVTGVASTAIAGWVLFLTPSFLDTLSASLELSVTVFGPLVSIYAIDIVLRRNRYDGASLDDTRPGSPFWYRRGVFPAGVIAMVAAMTVAVLSANTTLFVGPISTALGGADLSALVGPVLGAGIYAALWLTTDPYRDRAKRPVAASAAIIEAEADAPAVREEVPA; encoded by the coding sequence ATGACCAGCACCGCCCCGAACCCGGCCCGGCAGCACGCGGACGACCGCGACCGCGTCGGCCGCGTCGAGACCCACGGCACCGAGCACATCCCGGCGTCCGAACGCCACGGCCGCCCGTCCGGCCTGTTCTGGGTGTGGATGTCGGCCAACGTCGGCTACCTCTACTTCGTCGTGGGCGGCGTCCTGGTGCTGCTCGGCCTCCCGCTGCGCGACGCGCTCGTGATCACCGTCGTCGGCAACCTGTGGTGGGCGCTCGTCGGCTGGCTCGCCGTGAGCGGGCCCGCCTCGGGATCGCCCAGCGTGTCGATCATGCGCGCCATGTTCGGCATCCGCGGCAACAAGGTCTTCGGCGCCGGGCTGGGTGTGCTCATCGGGGTCTTCTACGAGATCATCAACGTCGCCTTCGCGACGCTCGCGGCGATCGCGCTGCTCGGCCATGTCGGCATCACCCTGCCGCCCGGAGGTGAATGGGTCGCCCTCGCCGTCATCGGCGTGCTCAGCTTCGTGATCGGCGTGTACGGCCACGCGACGATCCTCGCCCTCGCACCGTGGTTCTCGGCCGCGCTCGCCGTGGTCTTCGTGCTCCTGGCGGTGTTCGTGTTCGGCGCAGCCGACTGGGCCCACGCCCCCGAGCCGCTGCCCGTCGCCGAGCACTGGGCACTCGTCATGCTCGGGTTCGCGATCGTCGCATCCAGCCCGCTGAGCTGGGGCACGGGCGCCGACTACGCCCGATACCTCCCCGCGGACGTCTCGAAGCGCGCCGTCGCCTGGTGCACCGCACTCGGCGGATTCCTCCCGGCCGTCCTCATCGGCGGCCTCGGCGTCATCGCCGGCACCGCCATCGACATGACCGACCCGCAGCTGACGATCGGCGAGATCGTGCCCGGGTGGTTCACGCCGGTCTTCCTCGGCATGATCGTGCTCTCGAGCATCACCAACAACGTCCTGGTCGCCTACTCCACGGGCTTCTACGCGCAGGCCCTCGCAGCACGCGTCTCGCGGGCCGCGACCACCGTCGTCACCGGGGTGGCCTCGACGGCGATCGCCGGCTGGGTGCTCTTCCTCACCCCGAGCTTCCTCGACACGCTCAGCGCGTCGCTCGAACTGTCCGTGACCGTGTTCGGCCCGCTCGTCTCGATCTACGCGATCGACATCGTCCTCCGACGCAACCGCTACGACGGCGCCTCCCTCGACGACACCCGGCCCGGCAGCCCGTTCTGGTACCGCCGCGGCGTCTTCCCGGCGGGCGTGATCGCCATGGTCGCCGCGATGACGGTGGCCGTGCTCTCGGCGAACACCACCCTCTTCGTCGGCCCGATCTCGACCGCGCTCGGCGGTGCCGACCTCTCGGCGCTCGTCGGTCCGGTGCTCGGCGCGGGCATCTACGCGGCGCTCTGGCTGACCACCGACCCGTACCGCGACCGGGCGAAGCGCCCCGTCGCGGCATCCGCTGCCATCATCGAGGCGGAGGCGGACGCACCCGCCGTCCGCGAGGAGGTTCCCGCATGA
- a CDS encoding TetR/AcrR family transcriptional regulator encodes MSTPVRTRASRKSPAERSAEIADAARRIALENGLGAVTLRAVAARAGVTPALVAHYRPSMEALVAETFEAVVAAELAELADLLAAHPGPAERLGALLDTLLDGTRDDVTVIWVEAYAIGRANEVLAASVRAQMDAWQSLIRDVIDAGVLEAGFRTADAAAAAWQLLGMIDGLNAQALVRWGDAGARGSMIHGAVEGMLGLEPGALGTGR; translated from the coding sequence ATGTCAACACCCGTCCGCACGCGCGCGTCGCGCAAGAGCCCCGCCGAGCGATCCGCCGAGATCGCCGACGCCGCGCGCCGGATCGCGCTCGAGAACGGGCTCGGGGCGGTCACGTTGCGCGCCGTCGCTGCGCGCGCGGGCGTCACGCCCGCACTCGTCGCGCACTACCGCCCCAGCATGGAGGCCCTGGTCGCCGAGACGTTCGAGGCCGTCGTCGCCGCCGAGCTCGCCGAGCTCGCGGACCTGCTCGCCGCGCACCCTGGCCCGGCGGAACGACTCGGTGCGCTCCTGGACACGCTGCTCGACGGCACGCGCGACGACGTCACGGTCATCTGGGTCGAGGCGTACGCGATCGGGCGGGCGAACGAGGTGCTCGCGGCATCCGTCCGCGCTCAGATGGACGCCTGGCAGTCGCTCATCCGCGACGTCATCGACGCCGGCGTCCTCGAGGCCGGGTTCCGGACCGCCGACGCCGCGGCGGCCGCATGGCAGCTGCTCGGCATGATCGACGGGCTCAACGCGCAGGCGCTCGTGCGCTGGGGCGACGCGGGCGCGCGCGGCTCGATGATCCACGGCGCGGTCGAGGGCATGCTCGGCCTCGAACCCGGGGCGCTCGGCACCGGGCGGTGA